The genome window CGGATAGAATCCATTATCTCCCGTTGTGATATCGTGGAAGTCATTGGCATACTTCGTGCTGTTTCTAGCGATATTATATAAAACAGGGTTGATAAACCCGATCGGGTTTTGATGAATGGCGGTGAGGCCTGCATTTATATCTGCTGTAAAGGCAGCCCAAAGCGGAGCAGCTGCGCTGGTGCCACCAACCGTAAACCAGCCGAAGTTGTTATTGACATATATGTCATAGCCCGTATTTGGATCGGCATCTAGGGCTACATCTGGGACATTCCGTAGAGATAGCGACCCTAGTGAAGCAGGAGAGATCAGTCCATATTGATAGCCTGGGAGAGCCCAGTAAATACTGATACCCCCTCCTCCACCACCGCCGCCGTCAATGACATCATTATTCCAAACTGTTTCTGAGGCATAGGCTCCGCCGGGTCCATTGGTAGTAAGTGTTGTTCCGCCCACACCCGTTACGAACGGCTGATCCGCGGGATTATCTACGCTCAGAGTAAAGCCATCATCATAAGCTCCATTATCGCCGGCTGCATCGAAGAAGGACTGTCCCTGCGTCGCCATTTGAACGAACGTGTAGTTTTCTGCGATAAGGTAGGAAAGGGGTGTTTGATCTTCTGGAAGGCCCCATGAGCAGGATATCGAGGTGGCAATATCGTCGTTTGCTATGGTTGCAAAATTGAGTAGAAGATCAAAGAGACTATCTGGAGATTCGTAGACGAGAATTTCTGATGCGTTGTCAGATAAGGCGATCATCATATCTATATCTAATGTCACTTCAATTTGTCCGCCAAGGGAAACAGGTGTCCCTTTAAAGCCGTCAAGCAACACATTTTGAAGCCTTGGCGCGTTGAGACCAAATTGGCTGACATATTGAGTTATATCTGATGCCACATAACCATCGAGCTCCACAAGCCCTAGTATTTGTTTATCTCCACGCAGCACACTCGACGTAATGTTGTAGGCGGTTTGTATATCGCTTGGCGCAAGTCCGCCAGCAGGTCCCGTGCCAACGTTTAATGGCCTTGGACCGGTGTAGATGGGAGGGCTATTGATAGGGACCGAAGGCCCACCTTGGGTGGGTGGATATGGACTTCCAATGAATGGTGGTTGCCCGTAACCTCCTGGAAATTGGAGAAGCGGTTTTAATTTTCCTGCATTATCTAGCCCTACGATCCCCACAATAGGTACAGGTGGGGCTACAGGGTTCTGATCAGGCGCATAAAACTTGCTGCCGTCTGGACCGGTATATTGGCGCAGCTTCACATGGAAAGCGTTTTGAGCTTTCATTGCCGATGTGGTAACGCCGAGTAAGAGACGGTTCTTATAGGTTTGCGTTACCTGAAAACCTTGCGATTTCGCCCATTGAATCACCCTGTTGTAGTCGGCCTGGGAAAGGCCAAACATATCCCCAAACTGTTGTGGGGTTAGGTAATGATGATAAAGCGGGTCGGTAGGCGTATAAATGCGCTTAACATAGTTATCAAGTTTCTTCTGGTTCGGCATTTGGAGCACCAGCATCAGTTGCAGAGGTTGGGTTGGTGGTAAAGGTTGCCCAGGAATTGAGCGTGCGACAACGGCAGGCAGATGCCCCTCCAAGCGGTATAAAGGTTTTTGACCGATAGCGCCTTGGACCGACAGTATCAATGCACCAGCGCTGCTGAGCAGCGCGAGACGGTGCAGCAACTCCGTTAGTAAACCCCTCATAGATAAATCTCCTTTCTTTATCTTTCCTAAAGCTCTCCTTTACTCGCCTAATAGGATGCGGTACTCCTAGTACTTCTGTTCTAGTTTAGTCCCTTCTAATCTATGTCTGGTCTTTTTTGGTGCAAGAAACACGAAATCTCTCGTGCCTATTATATCAAACGTGCGCTTTTGGCGCAAGCAGTTTTTTTAGTTTGGTAGACGTGTTCGAAACTTGCTACGTTTCATAAGTTTTAAAGAGAGCCTCGCCGGCTGGCCGCGCCAAGTAGGTTATCTTAATGAGGTCTGATAGATGCCGATAATGCGGTCGGCAGCCGCATAGGTGCTATCGCTAATGCGCTCTCTACGGACGATAGTGCCATCGGGGCGGGTGAAAGTACGATAGGTAATGACTCGGTAGCCGGGCACTCCGATGGAAAGGAGTCGCGCATGCAGACCATGCCCTCGGCTGTTATTAGATAGTATCATCGTTTTACGCTGTGGTTGTGTGGTAGAGAGGATCTGGGTTTCCACGTGCGCTTGGAGAGTCGGTTGCTTTGGGGCCCAAAAGCTTGCCTCTAGTGTGTCCTGGGTAGCTCGGCACTCGATACGAACGGGCCATGGATAGGGGTTTTTGAAGCGCAGATCAATGATCGTTTGTGCCACGGCGGCATCTCTCCCCGGCGGCACGTATTCCGGACAGAAGTGATGCGGGTGCCGTTCCACAATCTGCATGCCGGCAAGGAGGGCTGCATTGTAGAGTGTGCTGGATGTTTGACACACCCCTCCCCCAACCGCGTTGACGAGCTCCCCATCGTAACTCACTGGTGCCTGCACGTAGCCATGGTCTGCCGACCAAGAGCCGACGCGTTTATCAAAAGAGAAAAGGCCTCCTGGTGGCACCACCGCACCGTTAACGGCCCATGCGGCGAGGCGGGCGTTTCGACGCTGTGAGGGGCTTCTGCCGCGCAGGCTGCTGACATATCCTGCAATACGGACCTCCCTAGGTGGGGATGTGGCGGCGATCTGCAAAAAGCCGTAACCGCTTGCCAACGCAAACAGGCCAAGCCCGAGGGCCTCTGTCCACCGCATTATCGTACCTCCACACGTTCTGAGCCGGTTTCAACGTTTGTATCTGGGTCGTACATTGCTTGGAGCCGAGTGGGCAAGGCGGTGAAACGGCCAGCCGTCTGGGCTCGCAGGTGATAATCGATGACATGCTTCCCCTTCGATAGGGAACGAATAAAGAAGGTGAGCCTGTCATCACGGATATCCATGCTAGAGAACCAGTAGTCCCAGTCGCCTTCCACATCGGCCGTGCCGCGCTCTGTAACCTCTAAACCGGCCGGTAAGGGGTCTTCCATGAGCACGTAGCTCATGTCCTTTGGCACCACAAAGCTAAGGCGCACCAGAATCGACTCGTTGGGGGCAAAGCGATCGTTGGTCGGGATCAGCTCGCCTTTGTCGGAGAGGCGATAATAGTTGCGTGTCAATTGAAAGCCGGGTAGCTTAAGCGGGGGCAGCGGCAGATCGTTTGGAGTGGTCTCAACGCTGCGTACCTCAAGGGTGTAAAAGATCGGGCTGCTGCCTTCAAGTAGCTTTAGCTCTACCGTGTTCTTGTTAAGTTGCAAGAGCCCAGGAGGCACGGTCACATCGCGCAAAGGCATCTGAGCACTTATGGGAACATGGGCAACAAGGCGGCCGTTCACCGAGATGGCAAGGGTGCCGGTTGGGCTGTGCATCCTTTTCTGCAGCAGATAGCTGCCAAGAAAACGGATGGCGAGGGCCATGTCGCGCGTGTTCATCCAGTAAGAATCGGCATGTCGCAGCAGAAACCATCGAAGGCCCGACTCGATCAAGGGGTTTTGGGGGTTGGCTGTGAGAAGCGCCTGTAAGGCTAAGAGTGTTGTGTAGGTTGAATCGGCGTAGAAGAAGCCAGGCACCGTCTGCCCCTCCCAGTGCATCAGAGCTCCTTCTATTCTTGCGCGACGAAGAAGCGCGTTGAGCGAATCGTTTAGGCTACGACCAAGCGCTTTATCTATTAGCACGGTATAGGCTAGGTTTTCTGAGGAGAGGCCGGGAAGGATGAAGTGAGAGCGTGCTTTAGCGACAAGTTCTCGATTGCCGCATTGCAGAAGCACGTAGAGGACGAAGGGCTGGACATCGAGAGGGGTTTTGGGCAACATAGCAATAGCCGCCTTAGCACCGCTATCTATGACCTGCTGAGCCACAGGATAGCCGTACTTCATGGCGAGTAGAAGCGATTCGAGCGCATAGGCGGTCATCCAGGGGTCGTCGTTGTCATACTGCCACCAGCCCCAAGCACCATCATCGTGTTGTAGGCGGTAGAGGCGCGCAACGTTTTCCTGAATGGCGGAGTTCATAGCGGGCGAAGCGCTCAAACCAAGCCGCGGCAGCGTTTTGGAGGCCACCAAGTTGGCAATAAGGCCACTTGCCGTCTGCTCCACACAGCTGTAGGGATAGGCACTGATTGCGTCCACGCTGTCGCTCAAGGCGGAGGCCAACGAGGGAATGAGGTGTACCTTCACCTGAGTGGCCGAGAGCACTGTTTGAGGGTTGAGGCGAAACACCTCAACCTGCGGGTTACCGGCACCGACCTCACCGGAATAGGATGCGAGCTGGGTGCGGCCGAAGGGACGAACGGTGAGGGGCAGTTCAACGCCATCGTTAAACGACGGGCCACCGGTGGAGGTGGGCAGTGTCCAAGCAGTGGCCGTAAGCTTTGCCGAGCCGAACAAGGGGGCTGTAACCTGCCAGGAGAGTGTGGCCTGTTGGGCGTTCTCTATATGCAGCTGCTGTTGGACAGCTCCTTGAATTTGGAGGCCTTCTGCCTGTAGACGTACGATGACGTTTTGGGGTAGGCCTGTGTCGTTGCGTACGCTGGTCGTTACGGTGGCCTGGTCGCCTTGGGTAAGAAGACGAGGAAGTTCCATTTGCAACAGAAACGGCTTCGAGACTTGGATTTTGCTTATCTGCCAGCCGAACTGGGTGCTCATGGTTTGGGCGATGGCGGTTGCCCGCCATGTGGTGAGGTTATCTGGCACGGCGAAGGAAACAGTGGCATTGCCCCTGGAGTCGGTTAGCACGTCGGGTGCCCAAAGAGCGGTATCGGCGAACTTACGGCGTATCTGAATGGTGCTCGCTGCTTTCTGCTCGCTGCCTAACGTGACGGTGTCGTTAGAGAAAGAGGTGGTCACCGAGTTCTGGCGATAGGGATAGAAGGCTCGATAAACGATATCGGGCGATTCCTCCTGAAGCTTAAAGATGGCCTCATCCACAACGGCAAAGGACAGATCGCTTTTTACCGGTCTTCCATGAGCGTCGGAGACGTGAATGTGATAGGTTACACGGCTACCGGGCAGATAGAGCGGGAGATGGTCGCCGTAGGAGGGGTGATCGGGTGTTAGGGTAACAAAAAGGCGTTTATCTGGAACGGGAATACGTACGGAGATGCTGTTGTTGCCCGAAGCTTTAGCGCCAAGATAGCAAGCGGAGATAAAGACGTTAGGCCCGTACTCCTTGAGAATGGGAATGGGCACCACCAGGCTATGTTGAGACATAGCCACGGTAAAGGTGCGATAGATGCGATTCCCTTCTAAGGTGATAAGCACCTTGCTCGGCACAATAGGGCAGACGAGTAAAAGCTGTGCCGTTTCGCCTGGAGTGTAGGCGCGCTTATCGGTGAGGAGAGTGGGATCGGTGGAAGTAAAGGAAGTAGACCCTTCGTAAGATGCATCGTACACCTCGATGCTATCGGTGGTTTCGATGGAACGGCCTTTGGCGTCACGGGTGCGTAAAACGAGTTGGAGACTGCCAGCGTGCGGCGGTTGAAAGGTGAAGACAGCACGACCCAGGGCATCGGTGGTAGCATGTAGGGTTGTCCAAAGGTAGCGATGGTAGTCCGAATAGTTTCCCAACTTTTCGTAAGCAAGTTCAAGGGTTACCGGCTGCTGAGGAACGGCCTGCTGTTGCCAGGTATGCACCGTTGTCAAAACGCTGATGGACTGGCCTGGTAAGCAGAAATAGCCTGTGGGCTGCACATCCAGCGCGTAGTCGCCTGAGACCACAGGCACCTGGCATCGCTGCTCCTCTTGGCGGTTGTTGACGGTGACGGTAACATCAAAATCCGCGATCTCGCGTTGGGGCAGAAACGCGAAAGAGTGGGTGGGCTTGGTTGGTACGCTGATAACCGCGTCGCCGTTCGAGTCAAGAGTCGTTTGTCCTTCCTGTTCTAGGCTGCCATAATAGCCTTCCCTTTGCGCCTCCCCCTCATCAGGCGAGGCTGGGAAAATGTCGTATTCATCCATGCTTTGTAGGTTACTCTGGTTAAACACCTGATAGGAGACAACGGCGTTGGCCAGTGGCGCTCCATAAAAGTAGGAGGCATGGACGTGGAGGCGAATGGGCTCGCCTCGCACATAAAGCGGTCGCTCTGGGGTGAGGGTTACCTGGAACTCGGGTTTGCGGTAGGCGGCCACAGCGATATCCTTTGTATAGCCCGTCACACCGTCGGGCATCTGGATAAAAAGGGTGTAAGTGCCGGTGGTTGCCTCAATTGGCAGGGTCATTTTGCCGTTAAAAGCGCCGAAGCTGTTGGTATAGAGGGTTTGGCTGTACACTTGAATGCCTTTGGGATCGTTCATCACCACGGACACGGGCGTATGGGGAGGAGGAAGCCGATAGCTCCAGGCCGAGCCGCCATCTGAGGTGCCAGTTGCCACAGGAGTTAGCTGGTTGCGACGTGCGATACCCTTAAAGTAGATGGTCTGTCCAGGTCGGTAGAGAGGTCTCTCTGTATAGATACTGACGGTGTACAGGTTGTTGCGACTCGAGTTGAAGTTGGCTCCTTTTACGACAACCTCATCGTCGCCTCGTTGTGCGACAAAAAACTGGCTTTCGAGGAACGGGGATTGGGGATTTGTGAAGAGTGCCAGACCGTTTTGGTTTGTTTGGGTTTGCAGGCGCACTTCGTTTTCATGGTAGCATCGCACCATGCAATGTGGAATCGGATCCCCACTAGGCATATCCACCACATAGGCGAGCGTCTGTGTATCGGCCTGTTTAAGCACCATGCCCATGTCGGTGATCTGCAGCCAACCCGCAACGCAATCCTCTTGATGGCGAAGGCGAAGAAGATACAGACCTGGAGGCAGCGGTGGAAGAGCAAAGCGTTTATAGAAAAAGCCTTCCACGTCGGGCTTTCCAATGGCCACCTCTTTCTCTAAAACGAGTTTGGGGGTGGGCATTGTTGTGGGGTGTAGGAGGGAAGCCAGATAGTGCGTCGTGGAGATGGTATCTGCCGCGCTAAGAGCGTCTAGCGCCGAGGCAAGTTGCTTATTTTGCAGGATTTGCGACAGTTTTGTGCGATAAACTTGCACATGGTACGAGTCCTTATCTAGCGGAACTCTGTCGCTTACGTAGCCACGCACGGCGAATCGGCCTTGCTCTTTGGTGCCAAAGACCCTTTGGCGCTGCACTATCTCAAAACGGGAGAGGCTGCGCTGTAAAAATAGCGTGACCGGGGTAAGCGATCCCTCCCCCACATGGATGCGACTTATCTGGATGCTATGGGCTGGCGTGTCGGCGGAGACATCGTAATCTCCGGTGGGCACGCGCGAGAGAAGGAACTTGCCATGTAGATTGCTGAGGGTACGCAGCTGATGGCGATAAGGGTTGTTGCCTGCAGGTGTGAGTACCACTTCGGCCCCAGCAATCGGTTTATGAAGGTCATTTAGCCAGACGGTTCCGGTAACCCCTCCTATAGGCGTATCTTGGTAGATGCGATAGGAGAGGCCAAGCCCTATGAAGGCGAGCGCGAACACAATGGGCAGGAGATGCCAAAAGGAAGAGGGTTGTTTCGTTTCCATTAGGTCGCTCCTCATGAGCGTGTAGCCGCTTTGGCTTGTCGGCGCCGATCAACATAACCGCCCATCTTTCCGGCAAAAGTCGCCAGAATCAGAAAGCCTACAGCTATCAGCACGATGCGTATCTTCTCTTCCCGTGCGAAGTTGGCCACAGGAAGCACCGTTTGGCTCCATTGCAGCAGGGCGAGCATCGTGGCGATGGAGAAGAGAGTCGGTAAAAGACCGTACAGCGTTGGGTAGACTCCGTTCTGCTGGTCATCTGGTTGAAACAGCGGCAGAAGCGATGTGAGCGCCAGCCCAAAAAACAGGCTCTCGGCGCACTTGGAGCCGTAGATCAGCAAGACGAGGCCAGGGATGAGCAGCGTCAGCAGCCCAGTGAGAAATAGATGATAGAGCGGGAGGGTTTTCGTTCGGTCGAAATCTGTCCAAGAGAGCAGATAGCCTTGAACAAGCGGTGGAGCAAGAACGCCTACTAAAAACCCAAAGAGGGCGTAATGGTCGGCCAGATCGCGGTGCCAGAGGTCTGCACTATAGCGAATGAGGAAGAGGCGGTAGAGGCCTAGCTGCACGGCAAAGAGACCTATCAGCAGCATCTGTCCAAGCGTTTTCGCTCGGAGGGGATATTCGGCGACACTGGTAGAAGCGATACGCACGGCAATAACGAGCCAGCTTCCCATAAGCATCACCCCGATACCAAAGCCCGCCAAAAGTTGGTAGGCGGCCATATATCCAACGAGCACAAGCAATGCGCTCAGCGCGCCTGTCTGCCAAGCCCATGCCCAAGCCCCATTTTGCGATCGGAGTTTACCGGTTTCGAGCAGCCACCAAACGAGAATCGTTCCAAAGCTGCCGATGGCGCTTAGGAGGGTGAACGGGGGATGATCCATCTCTTTTGCGCTGAGGAGGTGGCAGGCGCCCATCAGGAGGGCTGCGCCGACCATGGCACGCAGAAGGCGTGTGGCCTCGGCTTGTGCTGGTAGCTCTTTAAGCCACCGAAGACGGTCGGCCAGCTTCCCCAAACCGGCAAATGGCAGCGAGGCGACAAAGAGCAAGCACAGGGTGGCATCGGCAAGAGCAAAGCCAATGGCGCTCCAATGGACCGGGATGCTGGAGGCACCAAAGCGAGAGGGGCTGCGGTACTCCCCAGCAACGGCCAACAGCAGCAAGGCCAAAACAAAGCCCAAACCGGTTATCTGCTGAAGCCAGAGCCTCTGTCCCACCGCGCCCTCTTTCTCGGTCCCAAGGGCAGTGAGAAAAGTAGATACAAACCAGCCTATGGCCACCCCGAAATGCACATCGGGCAGGCTATTGCGCATCCAAAGCGACGGCACCGCCATAACGCCCAGCGCGATAAAATAGGGGATGGTTGAAGCGGTCGCGCCTACAGCAGCCCCGCTGGTGGGAATGGAAGGCTCTTCGACGGCCGTTTGATACAGAGCCCAAAGCCCGCCCAACGCTCCGATGGTGCCCAAGAGGTAGCCGAGGCTGAAGCCATGGGCAAGCGTATGCGGAGTATGTATCGTAAGGCTAACGAGCTCGCCGAGTATCGCAAGGCCAACAGCGGCCAGCAGATAACGGCGAGGCAGGTGGGGACGTGGGCTTTGCCACCTAAAAATCGGCCATGACAGGAGCAGTGACGCAACGACGCCGATGCCGCAAAGCCCTAAGGCGCTACGAAATAAAAACAACTCCATAGGTGTGACCCTCCTCTGACACACTGAAAGACAGTGCTTAGCAATCCAACAAACTATTTGCAATCCAACAAACTATTTATAGGAACGTAAAAAGCCGCGATAAGTTTCTTCTATATGCTGCCGTAAGTCTAGCTTTTTACGTAGCGCCAACTTACTTGTAGATGAGATTATTATAACAGAGTGATTAGTGGTTGTCAACGAAGTTTTTGGGCTTTAAAATAGTGGGAAGTAGGTTGTTGAGGTTGTTTCTTTAACCCCATCCTCCCACGGTGCTAGCACGAACGTCGAGACGCATAGGGAAGCGACGAATTCGTTCAGAGGGCAGTTGACCGTTGATGATGGCAACAAGCATCTCCACAGCAGTGGCTGCTATCTCATCAAGAGGCTGCCATAGCGAGCTGATAGGAGGGTGAGCGGTAGCGCTGATCTCGGTGGAGTTAATGGTAATGACGGCGATATCTTCTGGGATGTGCAGCCCTTGAGCGACGGCGGATTCGACAAAGTTACGCCCAATATATTCCGAGTCGATCAGCAAAGCATCAGGAAAGAAAGGCAGCTGTTTCAGAGCATCTATCCACGCCGTGGGAGTATGGTCGCCCATTGAAGGCCAATCTGCAACAAGCAGTTCGATCTCCGGATGCTGCTGGGCAAAGCGAACCGCGCTCTGCGTACGCTCTTTTGTCCAAGAGCTTGCCGTTTGCGGAATCGCGCAGAAGATGCGTTTGCGTCCGATAGAGAGAAAGTGCTCTAGCGCCATTTGAACGCCGCCTTCGTTATCGCAATCTACCGCGAAGCAGGCTGGATGGTCTACATGATAGGAGATGCAGACGATGGGGAAGCCGTTTTCGAGAAGGGCAAAGGTTAGCGGGTCGGCGCCCTCACGACCGATGAGGATAGCTCCATCGGCTAATCCACTTTGGATATCGGCTGCTTGCGATTGCCAATCTGGGAAGTGAGCCGAGTGAAGCACCATGTTGTAGTCATATCGTGGGAGGCTTGCGAGAATGCTAGAGAGTATCGGGCTATGGTAAGCCGACTGATAGACAAGGCTATCGGGCGTGTTGAGGATAACCCCAATCCGTTGGGTTTTGCCTGTCGCCAAGGCGCGTGCAGCGGCATGAGGACGATAGCCAATGCGGAGCGCTACCTCACGCACATGTCGTTTGGTGGCTTCCGGAATGGAGTGAGCTCGGCCGTTAAAAACCAAAGAGACCGTTGTTGGCGACACACCCGCCACTTCCGCCACGTCCTGAATGCGCACACGTTGCTTTTTCATGAAAGCCTTCCCTCTCCTCTAATCTTACCCTCTATCAAAGAGACAATACGGTTGGTCGGTATCTGTTTGTGGACATCTATCTGCCCACTCGGCCAGTACACCTCGATGTCCACTACCTTCGCTGTACCCACACCGCAATGAACCCTTTTGTCCGAAGCCGACATGTAGGAACCATCCGTCTGGCACAGGCGTAGATAGCGCTTCCCTTCCTCCGTCTTTACCCACACCAGAGCCCCCAGCCCATCGCGATTGCTGCGTGTGCCCTGCAAACGGCACTGCACCCAGTTACCTACAGCGGGGGTTTCGTTGTGGAGGAGCAGAGGAGCTCCTTCGGCATCTACTACAAGCACGTCCAGTCGGCCGTCGTTATCGTAATCGCCGATGGCCAGCCCACGTCCTACAATGGGCTTCAGCAGATCGGGGCC of Chthonomonas calidirosea T49 contains these proteins:
- a CDS encoding LacI family DNA-binding transcriptional regulator; this translates as MKKQRVRIQDVAEVAGVSPTTVSLVFNGRAHSIPEATKRHVREVALRIGYRPHAAARALATGKTQRIGVILNTPDSLVYQSAYHSPILSSILASLPRYDYNMVLHSAHFPDWQSQAADIQSGLADGAILIGREGADPLTFALLENGFPIVCISYHVDHPACFAVDCDNEGGVQMALEHFLSIGRKRIFCAIPQTASSWTKERTQSAVRFAQQHPEIELLVADWPSMGDHTPTAWIDALKQLPFFPDALLIDSEYIGRNFVESAVAQGLHIPEDIAVITINSTEISATAHPPISSLWQPLDEIAATAVEMLVAIINGQLPSERIRRFPMRLDVRASTVGGWG
- a CDS encoding VanW family protein, with the protein product MRWTEALGLGLFALASGYGFLQIAATSPPREVRIAGYVSSLRGRSPSQRRNARLAAWAVNGAVVPPGGLFSFDKRVGSWSADHGYVQAPVSYDGELVNAVGGGVCQTSSTLYNAALLAGMQIVERHPHHFCPEYVPPGRDAAVAQTIIDLRFKNPYPWPVRIECRATQDTLEASFWAPKQPTLQAHVETQILSTTQPQRKTMILSNNSRGHGLHARLLSIGVPGYRVITYRTFTRPDGTIVRRERISDSTYAAADRIIGIYQTSLR
- a CDS encoding S53 family peptidase, with the translated sequence MRGLLTELLHRLALLSSAGALILSVQGAIGQKPLYRLEGHLPAVVARSIPGQPLPPTQPLQLMLVLQMPNQKKLDNYVKRIYTPTDPLYHHYLTPQQFGDMFGLSQADYNRVIQWAKSQGFQVTQTYKNRLLLGVTTSAMKAQNAFHVKLRQYTGPDGSKFYAPDQNPVAPPVPIVGIVGLDNAGKLKPLLQFPGGYGQPPFIGSPYPPTQGGPSVPINSPPIYTGPRPLNVGTGPAGGLAPSDIQTAYNITSSVLRGDKQILGLVELDGYVASDITQYVSQFGLNAPRLQNVLLDGFKGTPVSLGGQIEVTLDIDMMIALSDNASEILVYESPDSLFDLLLNFATIANDDIATSISCSWGLPEDQTPLSYLIAENYTFVQMATQGQSFFDAAGDNGAYDDGFTLSVDNPADQPFVTGVGGTTLTTNGPGGAYASETVWNNDVIDGGGGGGGGISIYWALPGYQYGLISPASLGSLSLRNVPDVALDADPNTGYDIYVNNNFGWFTVGGTSAAAPLWAAFTADINAGLTAIHQNPIGFINPVLYNIARNSTKYANDFHDITTGDNGFYPAVPGYDDATGLGSFNGANLYAELVQPPPPANLIGNPGFENGFDPSPWIVTPGVISDSLIEPPHAGYWDAWLCGYPLPHTDILEQFVSIPSAVSNITLSFYLHIDTANTATTAEDTLQVEILDPNGNLLDLVHTFSNLDANTGYVKETFSLPTTLAGQVIILRLVGTQITFAPTSFVVDDFNLTAN
- a CDS encoding CRTAC1 family protein — translated: MEGTLFREITAQAGPDLLKPIVGRGLAIGDYDNDGRLDVLVVDAEGAPLLLHNETPAVGNWVQCRLQGTRSNRDGLGALVWVKTEEGKRYLRLCQTDGSYMSASDKRVHCGVGTAKVVDIEVYWPSGQIDVHKQIPTNRIVSLIEGKIRGEGRLS
- a CDS encoding alpha-2-macroglobulin family protein, with translation METKQPSSFWHLLPIVFALAFIGLGLSYRIYQDTPIGGVTGTVWLNDLHKPIAGAEVVLTPAGNNPYRHQLRTLSNLHGKFLLSRVPTGDYDVSADTPAHSIQISRIHVGEGSLTPVTLFLQRSLSRFEIVQRQRVFGTKEQGRFAVRGYVSDRVPLDKDSYHVQVYRTKLSQILQNKQLASALDALSAADTISTTHYLASLLHPTTMPTPKLVLEKEVAIGKPDVEGFFYKRFALPPLPPGLYLLRLRHQEDCVAGWLQITDMGMVLKQADTQTLAYVVDMPSGDPIPHCMVRCYHENEVRLQTQTNQNGLALFTNPQSPFLESQFFVAQRGDDEVVVKGANFNSSRNNLYTVSIYTERPLYRPGQTIYFKGIARRNQLTPVATGTSDGGSAWSYRLPPPHTPVSVVMNDPKGIQVYSQTLYTNSFGAFNGKMTLPIEATTGTYTLFIQMPDGVTGYTKDIAVAAYRKPEFQVTLTPERPLYVRGEPIRLHVHASYFYGAPLANAVVSYQVFNQSNLQSMDEYDIFPASPDEGEAQREGYYGSLEQEGQTTLDSNGDAVISVPTKPTHSFAFLPQREIADFDVTVTVNNRQEEQRCQVPVVSGDYALDVQPTGYFCLPGQSISVLTTVHTWQQQAVPQQPVTLELAYEKLGNYSDYHRYLWTTLHATTDALGRAVFTFQPPHAGSLQLVLRTRDAKGRSIETTDSIEVYDASYEGSTSFTSTDPTLLTDKRAYTPGETAQLLLVCPIVPSKVLITLEGNRIYRTFTVAMSQHSLVVPIPILKEYGPNVFISACYLGAKASGNNSISVRIPVPDKRLFVTLTPDHPSYGDHLPLYLPGSRVTYHIHVSDAHGRPVKSDLSFAVVDEAIFKLQEESPDIVYRAFYPYRQNSVTTSFSNDTVTLGSEQKAASTIQIRRKFADTALWAPDVLTDSRGNATVSFAVPDNLTTWRATAIAQTMSTQFGWQISKIQVSKPFLLQMELPRLLTQGDQATVTTSVRNDTGLPQNVIVRLQAEGLQIQGAVQQQLHIENAQQATLSWQVTAPLFGSAKLTATAWTLPTSTGGPSFNDGVELPLTVRPFGRTQLASYSGEVGAGNPQVEVFRLNPQTVLSATQVKVHLIPSLASALSDSVDAISAYPYSCVEQTASGLIANLVASKTLPRLGLSASPAMNSAIQENVARLYRLQHDDGAWGWWQYDNDDPWMTAYALESLLLAMKYGYPVAQQVIDSGAKAAIAMLPKTPLDVQPFVLYVLLQCGNRELVAKARSHFILPGLSSENLAYTVLIDKALGRSLNDSLNALLRRARIEGALMHWEGQTVPGFFYADSTYTTLLALQALLTANPQNPLIESGLRWFLLRHADSYWMNTRDMALAIRFLGSYLLQKRMHSPTGTLAISVNGRLVAHVPISAQMPLRDVTVPPGLLQLNKNTVELKLLEGSSPIFYTLEVRSVETTPNDLPLPPLKLPGFQLTRNYYRLSDKGELIPTNDRFAPNESILVRLSFVVPKDMSYVLMEDPLPAGLEVTERGTADVEGDWDYWFSSMDIRDDRLTFFIRSLSKGKHVIDYHLRAQTAGRFTALPTRLQAMYDPDTNVETGSERVEVR